The Desulfuromonas versatilis genome has a segment encoding these proteins:
- the murI gene encoding glutamate racemase gives MPERAIGVFDSGVGGLTVFKELMHRLPGEELIYLGDTARVPYGTKSPATVLRYALEAAAFLVEKKVKMLVVACNTASSVALAALEERFNLPVIGVIEPGARKAVAITRSRRVGVIGTEGTVKSGAYTRAIQNLDAAVEIHSTPCPLFVPLAEEGWAEHPVALLTAQEYLGPLAGAGIDTLVLGCTHYPLLKNTLHQVLGPAVELVDSAEETALNVARVLADRGLTRRDPPGPPRFFVSDIPTRFERVGGAFLGTPLQGVEQVTLD, from the coding sequence GTGCCTGAACGCGCTATCGGAGTATTCGATTCAGGGGTGGGTGGCCTGACGGTTTTCAAGGAACTGATGCACCGCCTGCCCGGTGAGGAATTGATCTACCTTGGGGATACCGCCAGGGTCCCCTATGGCACCAAGAGCCCGGCCACGGTCTTGCGCTACGCGCTGGAGGCCGCCGCCTTTCTGGTGGAGAAAAAGGTCAAGATGCTCGTGGTGGCCTGCAACACCGCTTCCTCGGTGGCCCTTGCCGCCCTCGAGGAACGCTTCAACCTGCCGGTGATCGGCGTCATCGAGCCCGGGGCCCGCAAGGCCGTGGCCATTACCCGCTCGCGCCGGGTCGGGGTGATCGGCACCGAGGGGACCGTGAAGAGCGGGGCCTACACCCGGGCCATCCAGAACCTCGACGCGGCTGTGGAGATTCATTCGACGCCCTGCCCCCTGTTCGTGCCGCTGGCCGAGGAAGGCTGGGCCGAGCACCCCGTCGCGCTGCTGACCGCCCAGGAATACCTCGGCCCCCTGGCCGGCGCCGGGATCGATACGCTGGTGCTGGGCTGTACCCACTACCCGCTGCTGAAAAACACCCTGCATCAGGTGCTCGGCCCCGCCGTGGAGCTGGTCGACTCCGCCGAGGAGACCGCCCTGAACGTGGCCAGAGTGCTGGCCGACAGGGGTCTGACCCGTCGCGATCCCCCCGGCCCCCCCAGGTTTTTCGTTTCCGACATTCCGACCCGCTTCGAACGGGTCGGCGGAGCATTTCTCGGCACCCCGCTGCAGGGTGTGGAACAGGTGACCCTGGACTAG
- a CDS encoding GerMN domain-containing protein, whose protein sequence is MRGHPFSDRILLVCFLLVLVAFSILAGLKYFGRPPAAPGAVPPPTAEAPRQLREVILYFGDQGGNLLVAEAREIEGCTAEPECLQGIVQALVAGPSGDLVPLFPRRAVVRGVQVDEATATVDFSSDLVSGHPGGSVSELLTVYGLADTLAVNFPHIRQVRVLVEGQGADTLKGHVDLREPIPADFSFVRPTPKAEPTDATRELLENQPAEPLEKAQ, encoded by the coding sequence ATGAGAGGCCATCCCTTCAGCGATCGAATTCTGCTGGTCTGCTTTCTGCTCGTCCTGGTGGCGTTCAGCATCCTCGCCGGGCTCAAGTACTTCGGGCGCCCACCCGCGGCGCCGGGCGCCGTCCCTCCCCCGACCGCCGAGGCGCCGCGCCAGCTGCGCGAGGTCATCCTCTATTTCGGGGACCAGGGCGGCAATCTGCTGGTGGCCGAGGCCAGGGAGATCGAGGGGTGCACTGCCGAGCCGGAGTGCCTGCAGGGCATTGTCCAGGCCCTTGTGGCCGGCCCCTCCGGGGACCTGGTGCCGCTGTTTCCCCGGCGGGCCGTGGTCCGTGGGGTGCAGGTCGATGAGGCTACCGCCACCGTCGACTTCAGCAGCGACCTGGTGAGCGGGCATCCCGGCGGGAGCGTTTCGGAGCTGCTGACGGTCTATGGTCTGGCCGATACGCTGGCCGTCAATTTTCCCCACATCCGCCAGGTGCGTGTGCTGGTGGAGGGGCAGGGAGCCGACACGCTCAAGGGGCATGTCGACCTGCGCGAGCCGATTCCTGCCGATTTCAGCTTCGTGCGTCCCACCCCGAAGGCCGAACCCACCGACGCCACCCGGGAACTGCTCGAGAATCAACCTGCCGAACCTCTGGAGAAAGCTCAGTAA
- a CDS encoding homocysteine S-methyltransferase family protein, translated as MADFIKAIQERVLVLDGAMGTLLQERGLKPGGCPEEMNLAAAGVVEGIHREYVEAGADIIVTNTFGGNRLKLAHYGLEGRTAEVNRLGVEIARRAAGSERLVGASIGPTGRFLEPIGDAGFDEMVEVFGEQVAAFAEAGADLITCETFLDIRELRAAVVACREFSKLPVIAQMTFDDGGRSVLGTPPEAAAVTLEALGADLVGSNCGLGPEGIFALLEKMRAVTSLPLISQANAGLPVLRDGKTVFPASPEEMTAFHERMIALGVRVIGGCCGTTPAHIRAIRDALQGRDHSWSPPPRRGYLSSRSAVVPLGGGAPCAVIGERINPTGKKLYSQELREGKTAYIRREAQEQMAAGATLLDVNCGAPGVDEPAALERAVFAVTGIASAPLVIDSSDPEALERALKAADGKVLINSVSGEQKSLRAILPLARKYGAAVIGLALDEQGIPQSAEGRTAVARRILEAALAAGLPREDVVIDCLSLTVSAEQKQARETLAALRGVKTELGLATVLGVSNISFGLPCRPILSSTFFAMALEAGLDAAIINPKEERMMDAFRAALVLLGQDQRAEEYIASYGGVSAAPAAPAAAGTSLGFREQLAAAVIEGDVENVAGLVEQALGQGLSPMEVSNEGLLPGLEEVGRRFGKKQIFLPQVMLSAETMQAAFRRLKQEMKAGEGASLGRILMATVEGDIHDIGKNIVCTLLENHGFEVFDLGKNVPAERILEQSLARKVDAVGLSALMTTTLNQMEVTIGRLREAGVEVFTMVGGAVVTQDYADSIGADLYAADALEAVAKVKALLAGKRG; from the coding sequence ATGGCCGATTTCATCAAAGCGATCCAAGAACGTGTACTGGTGCTCGATGGCGCCATGGGGACCCTGCTGCAGGAGCGGGGGTTGAAACCGGGTGGCTGCCCCGAGGAGATGAATCTGGCGGCCGCCGGGGTGGTGGAGGGCATCCACCGCGAATACGTTGAGGCCGGCGCCGACATCATCGTCACCAACACCTTCGGGGGCAACCGATTGAAGCTGGCCCATTACGGCCTGGAGGGCCGGACCGCGGAGGTCAACCGCCTGGGGGTGGAGATCGCCCGGCGCGCCGCCGGCAGCGAACGGCTGGTCGGGGCCTCCATCGGCCCTACCGGCCGCTTTCTGGAGCCGATCGGCGACGCCGGTTTCGACGAAATGGTCGAGGTCTTTGGCGAGCAGGTGGCGGCTTTTGCCGAAGCCGGCGCGGACCTGATCACCTGCGAAACCTTCCTCGATATCCGCGAACTTCGGGCCGCGGTGGTGGCCTGCCGCGAATTCTCCAAGCTGCCGGTCATCGCCCAGATGACCTTCGACGACGGCGGCCGCTCGGTGCTCGGCACCCCGCCGGAAGCCGCGGCGGTGACCCTCGAGGCCCTCGGCGCCGACCTGGTCGGGTCCAACTGCGGCCTTGGCCCCGAAGGCATTTTCGCCCTGCTGGAGAAGATGCGCGCGGTGACCTCGCTGCCGCTGATCTCCCAGGCCAACGCCGGGCTGCCGGTGCTGCGCGACGGCAAGACCGTCTTTCCCGCTTCGCCGGAGGAGATGACCGCTTTTCACGAGCGGATGATCGCCCTGGGGGTGCGGGTGATCGGCGGCTGCTGCGGCACCACCCCGGCCCACATCCGGGCGATCCGCGACGCCCTGCAGGGGCGCGACCACTCCTGGTCCCCGCCGCCGCGGCGCGGCTATCTCTCCTCGCGCAGCGCCGTGGTGCCGCTGGGGGGCGGGGCGCCCTGCGCGGTCATCGGCGAGCGCATCAACCCCACCGGCAAAAAGCTCTACAGCCAGGAGCTGCGCGAAGGCAAGACCGCCTACATCCGCCGCGAGGCCCAGGAGCAGATGGCCGCCGGCGCGACCCTGCTGGATGTGAACTGCGGCGCCCCCGGCGTCGACGAACCGGCAGCCCTGGAGCGGGCGGTGTTCGCCGTCACCGGCATCGCCTCGGCGCCGCTGGTGATCGACTCTTCCGATCCCGAAGCTCTCGAGCGCGCCCTCAAGGCCGCCGACGGCAAGGTCCTGATCAACTCGGTTTCCGGCGAACAGAAGAGCCTGCGGGCCATTTTGCCGCTGGCCCGCAAATACGGCGCGGCGGTCATCGGCCTGGCCCTCGACGAGCAGGGGATTCCCCAGAGCGCCGAGGGCCGCACGGCGGTGGCGCGGCGCATCCTGGAGGCGGCCCTTGCCGCAGGACTGCCCCGGGAGGACGTGGTCATCGACTGCCTGAGCCTGACCGTATCCGCGGAGCAGAAGCAGGCCCGGGAAACCCTGGCGGCGCTGCGCGGCGTCAAGACCGAGTTGGGGCTCGCCACGGTGCTGGGGGTCAGCAACATCTCCTTCGGCCTGCCCTGTCGGCCGATCCTCTCCTCGACCTTCTTCGCCATGGCTCTCGAGGCCGGGCTCGATGCGGCCATCATCAACCCCAAGGAAGAGCGGATGATGGACGCATTTCGCGCTGCCCTGGTCCTGCTCGGGCAGGACCAGCGCGCCGAGGAGTACATCGCCAGCTACGGCGGGGTGAGCGCCGCCCCGGCGGCTCCGGCGGCGGCCGGCACCTCCCTGGGCTTTCGCGAGCAGCTGGCCGCGGCGGTCATCGAGGGGGACGTGGAAAACGTCGCCGGGCTGGTCGAGCAGGCCCTGGGTCAGGGGCTCTCGCCCATGGAGGTCAGCAACGAGGGGCTGCTTCCCGGGCTCGAGGAGGTCGGCCGACGTTTCGGTAAAAAGCAGATTTTCCTCCCCCAGGTCATGCTCTCGGCCGAGACCATGCAGGCCGCTTTCCGGCGACTCAAGCAGGAAATGAAGGCCGGGGAGGGGGCCAGCCTGGGGCGGATCCTCATGGCCACCGTCGAGGGGGACATCCACGACATCGGCAAAAACATCGTCTGCACCCTGTTGGAAAATCACGGTTTCGAGGTCTTCGACCTGGGCAAGAACGTTCCCGCCGAGCGCATCCTCGAACAGTCCCTCGCCCGCAAGGTCGACGCCGTGGGGCTTTCGGCACTGATGACCACCACCCTGAACCAGATGGAGGTGACCATCGGCCGGCTGCGCGAGGCCGGGGTCGAGGTGTTCACCATGGTCGGCGGCGCGGTGGTCACCCAGGACTACGCCGACAGCATCGGCGCCGACCTCTATGCCGCCGACGCCCTGGAGGCGGTGGCCAAGGTCAAGGCGTTGCTGGCAGGGAAGAGGGGCTGA
- a CDS encoding transketolase, producing MLNEDAVLDLEATARQLRVEILKMLNSARSGHTGGSLSAIDVMTVLYFHQMRHDPSNPRWEDRDRFVLSKGHAAPALYACLAEAGYFSRDDLKTLRRLGSHLQGHPDMNKTPGVDVCTGSLGQGLSQAVGLAMALRLSGKSSRVYTLLGDGEVQEGQVWEAAMAAAHFKLDNLCAILDMNGLQIDGEVAKVMNVGPLGPKFLGFNWHVLEVDGHDIQAIARALDDAERTEGQPTMIIARTIKGKGVPFFEHKASYHGVPPSDEELSQALEHLGHS from the coding sequence ATGCTGAATGAAGACGCCGTCCTCGACCTGGAAGCGACCGCCCGCCAGTTGCGGGTTGAGATCCTTAAGATGCTCAATTCGGCCAGGTCCGGGCATACCGGCGGAAGTCTCTCCGCCATCGATGTCATGACCGTTCTGTATTTTCACCAGATGCGCCACGACCCGAGCAATCCGCGCTGGGAGGACCGGGACCGCTTCGTCCTTTCCAAGGGACACGCCGCTCCCGCCCTTTATGCCTGCCTCGCCGAGGCCGGCTACTTCTCCCGGGACGATCTGAAGACCCTGCGCCGGCTCGGCAGCCATCTCCAGGGGCACCCGGACATGAACAAGACCCCCGGCGTCGACGTCTGCACCGGCTCGCTCGGCCAGGGGCTGTCCCAGGCGGTGGGGCTGGCCATGGCGCTGCGCCTCTCGGGCAAGTCCTCGCGGGTCTATACCCTGCTCGGCGACGGCGAGGTGCAGGAAGGACAGGTCTGGGAAGCGGCCATGGCCGCGGCCCATTTCAAGCTCGACAACCTCTGCGCGATCCTCGACATGAACGGGCTGCAGATCGACGGCGAGGTCGCCAAGGTCATGAACGTCGGCCCGCTGGGACCGAAGTTTCTCGGCTTCAACTGGCACGTGCTCGAGGTGGATGGCCACGACATCCAGGCCATCGCCCGTGCCCTGGACGATGCCGAGCGCACCGAAGGTCAGCCGACCATGATCATCGCCCGGACCATAAAGGGCAAGGGGGTGCCGTTCTTCGAGCACAAGGCGAGCTACCATGGCGTGCCGCCCAGCGACGAGGAACTCAGCCAGGCCCTCGAGCATCTGGGACATTCCTGA
- a CDS encoding transketolase family protein, translating to MSEMIATRDAYGKALVELGRENSRVVALDADLSGSTKTAMFGKEFPERFFNAGIAEANMVGMAAGLAAGGMIPFASTFAVFAAGRAFEQIRQSLAYPKLNVKVVATHGGITVGEDGGSHQSVEDLAIMRALPNMTVLCPADGPETAAAIRAAAAYHGPVYIRLGRSKVPVVFEGGCDFAIGRGATLRDGSDLTFITTGLMTAQALDAAKILEEGNVSARVVHLGSIKPLDVDLVLKAARETGAVVTAEEHSVVGGLGGAVCEVLSEGYPVPVERVGLRDVFGQSGTAEELLAHYGLTAGHLVEAAERVLQKKK from the coding sequence ATGTCTGAAATGATCGCAACGCGCGATGCGTACGGCAAGGCCCTGGTTGAGCTGGGGCGTGAGAACTCCCGGGTGGTGGCGCTCGACGCCGACCTCTCCGGTTCGACCAAAACCGCCATGTTCGGCAAGGAATTCCCCGAACGCTTTTTCAACGCCGGCATCGCCGAAGCCAACATGGTAGGCATGGCCGCCGGGCTGGCCGCCGGAGGGATGATCCCCTTCGCCTCCACCTTCGCGGTGTTCGCCGCCGGGAGGGCCTTCGAACAGATCCGCCAGTCGCTGGCCTATCCCAAACTCAACGTCAAGGTGGTGGCCACCCATGGCGGCATCACCGTTGGCGAGGACGGCGGCAGCCACCAGTCGGTGGAGGACCTGGCGATCATGCGCGCCCTGCCCAACATGACCGTGCTCTGCCCGGCCGACGGCCCGGAAACCGCGGCCGCCATCCGTGCCGCTGCGGCCTACCATGGGCCGGTCTACATCCGCCTGGGGCGTTCGAAGGTCCCCGTGGTTTTCGAGGGGGGATGTGATTTCGCCATCGGCCGGGGCGCCACCCTGCGCGATGGCAGCGACCTGACTTTCATCACCACTGGGCTGATGACCGCCCAGGCGCTGGACGCCGCGAAAATCCTTGAGGAAGGGAATGTCTCCGCCCGCGTGGTGCACCTGGGCAGCATCAAACCCCTCGATGTCGACCTGGTGCTCAAGGCCGCCCGGGAAACCGGCGCCGTGGTCACCGCCGAGGAGCATTCGGTGGTCGGTGGTCTGGGCGGGGCGGTTTGCGAGGTGCTCTCCGAGGGTTACCCGGTGCCGGTGGAACGGGTCGGGCTGCGGGATGTGTTCGGTCAGTCGGGAACCGCCGAAGAACTGCTCGCCCACTACGGGTTGACCGCCGGGCACCTCGTCGAGGCGGCCGAGCGGGTATTGCAGAAAAAGAAATAA
- a CDS encoding sensor histidine kinase gives MIFKSLISRVILLNILLLTVGIGTFTLFHINREQRHLISSTRQSAELLLSTVEKSIFNSMQVGNSAEVQTILEMVGRNHNLSDVRIFHPDGRILRSARPEEIGTRVGRDDLELFRGKNLVGIFRSSGQEVLGIVKPILAEQRCAFCHRSGNQVLGVLQVNYSLADTASKLRDSSQFFMLSTIVIIILLSASGSFILLRLVKRPMQILANRMAQVEAGDLTVRTFPRSSDEMGSLMRSFNSMVNKLQRARKELEHYHYQQMERADRLASVGEMATGIAHEIKNPLAGISSAISVLADDFDPADPRREIVSQVLEQIARLNKTATDLLYFGRPGKPEFGYVDLNALVKNTLFFVAQHPEARNIHRVKELTRDMPLVWADQKQIQQVLFNIIINAIQAMSDGGTLLVQTDGIRHDGKSFGRVQVTDSGKGIPAEELEKIFVPFFTTKTQGTGLGLPICRQLLEQHGGSIRVESKVGEGTTFTIELPAAEGQLNAMKGDNGAPS, from the coding sequence TTGATTTTCAAAAGTCTCATCAGCCGGGTCATTCTGCTGAACATTCTCCTGCTGACCGTGGGGATCGGGACGTTTACGCTGTTTCACATCAACCGCGAGCAGCGCCACCTGATCAGTTCGACCCGCCAGAGCGCCGAGCTGCTGCTGTCCACGGTGGAAAAGTCGATCTTCAATTCCATGCAGGTCGGCAACAGCGCCGAGGTGCAGACCATTCTCGAAATGGTGGGGCGCAACCATAACCTCTCCGACGTCAGGATTTTCCACCCCGATGGGAGGATCCTGCGCTCGGCCCGCCCGGAGGAGATCGGCACGCGGGTGGGTCGGGATGACCTGGAATTGTTCCGGGGAAAAAACCTGGTCGGCATCTTCCGCAGCAGCGGCCAGGAAGTCCTGGGGATCGTCAAGCCGATCCTGGCGGAGCAGCGCTGCGCTTTCTGCCATCGCTCCGGCAACCAGGTGCTCGGGGTTTTGCAGGTCAACTACTCGCTCGCCGACACGGCATCCAAACTGCGAGACTCTTCGCAGTTTTTCATGTTGTCGACCATTGTCATCATCATCCTGCTGTCGGCCAGCGGCTCGTTCATCCTTTTGCGGCTGGTCAAGCGCCCCATGCAGATCCTGGCCAACCGCATGGCCCAGGTGGAGGCTGGAGACCTGACCGTGCGCACCTTCCCGCGCTCCTCGGACGAAATGGGGAGCCTGATGCGCAGTTTCAACTCGATGGTCAACAAGCTGCAGAGGGCCCGCAAGGAGCTCGAGCATTACCATTACCAGCAGATGGAGCGAGCCGACCGGCTGGCCTCGGTGGGGGAGATGGCCACGGGCATCGCCCATGAAATCAAAAACCCTCTGGCGGGGATCAGCAGCGCGATCTCGGTTTTGGCCGATGATTTCGACCCCGCCGACCCACGCCGGGAGATCGTCAGCCAGGTTCTGGAACAGATCGCCCGGCTCAACAAAACGGCCACCGACCTGTTGTATTTCGGCCGACCGGGCAAACCCGAGTTCGGTTACGTCGATCTCAACGCGCTGGTGAAGAACACCCTGTTTTTCGTCGCCCAGCACCCCGAGGCGCGCAACATCCATCGGGTTAAGGAACTGACCCGGGACATGCCGCTCGTCTGGGCCGACCAGAAGCAGATCCAGCAGGTGCTGTTCAACATCATCATCAACGCCATCCAGGCTATGAGTGACGGCGGGACCCTGCTGGTGCAGACCGACGGGATTCGCCACGATGGAAAGTCTTTCGGCAGGGTGCAGGTGACCGATTCGGGCAAAGGCATCCCTGCCGAGGAACTGGAAAAGATCTTCGTACCCTTTTTCACGACGAAGACGCAGGGGACCGGCCTGGGTCTGCCCATCTGCCGGCAGCTGCTCGAGCAGCACGGCGGGTCGATCCGGGTGGAAAGCAAGGTTGGCGAGGGGACGACCTTCACCATAGAGCTGCCCGCAGCCGAAGGGCAATTAAATGCCATGAAAGGGGACAACGGTGCGCCATCATAG
- a CDS encoding sigma-54-dependent transcriptional regulator, which translates to MRHHRILVVDDEHLIRWSLEQNLKKQGYEVVTAGSGEDALKLVREDAPDLVLLDIQLPGINGLDVLERIKEMDEEVIVIMVTALGVLETAVKAMRMGAYDYINKPFNLDELAIVIKKALETGELKREVAHLRSQQTRKYGVANIIGESRHMKNVLTMVEKVARSDASTILIQGESGTGKELIAKAIHYESARADQPFMAINCAAVPETLLESELMGHEKGAFTDAKAQKKGLFEMADGGTLFLDEIGDMEMGMQAKLLRVLEERSFRRIGGTKDVHVDVRIISATNKDLVKAMEEGTFRTDLYYRIQVIPIYLPALRERREDIIPLAQHFINHFNREFAKGVKSISKMAEKFLVDYSWPGNIRELKNIIERAIILENEETLLLEHLPQEIVAKTRGTGAGPISFNLPPEGIDIEDVERELIRQSLEVSDGNQSKAAKKLNLGIDAFRYRMKKFGFL; encoded by the coding sequence GTGCGCCATCATAGGATTCTGGTTGTCGACGACGAGCATCTGATTCGCTGGTCCCTTGAGCAGAACCTGAAGAAGCAGGGGTACGAGGTCGTCACCGCCGGCAGCGGCGAGGATGCCCTGAAACTGGTCCGGGAAGACGCCCCGGACCTGGTGCTGCTCGACATTCAGCTCCCAGGCATCAACGGGCTGGATGTGCTCGAGCGGATCAAGGAGATGGACGAGGAGGTGATCGTCATCATGGTCACCGCGCTCGGCGTGCTGGAGACCGCGGTCAAGGCGATGCGCATGGGGGCCTACGATTACATCAACAAGCCCTTCAACCTGGACGAACTGGCCATCGTCATCAAGAAGGCCCTGGAGACCGGGGAGCTCAAGCGCGAAGTGGCGCACCTGCGATCCCAGCAGACCCGCAAGTACGGCGTTGCCAACATCATCGGCGAGAGCCGGCACATGAAGAACGTGCTGACCATGGTCGAGAAAGTTGCCCGCAGCGACGCCAGCACCATCCTGATCCAGGGCGAAAGCGGCACCGGCAAGGAGCTGATCGCCAAGGCCATCCACTATGAGAGTGCCCGCGCCGATCAGCCCTTCATGGCCATCAACTGCGCGGCCGTGCCCGAGACCCTGCTCGAGAGCGAGTTGATGGGGCATGAAAAGGGCGCCTTCACCGACGCCAAGGCCCAGAAGAAGGGCCTCTTTGAAATGGCCGACGGCGGGACCCTGTTCCTCGACGAGATCGGTGACATGGAAATGGGGATGCAGGCCAAGCTGCTGCGGGTGCTCGAGGAGCGCAGCTTCCGGCGCATCGGCGGCACCAAGGATGTCCACGTCGATGTGCGCATCATCTCCGCCACCAACAAGGACCTGGTCAAGGCGATGGAGGAGGGGACCTTCCGCACCGACCTCTATTACCGCATCCAGGTCATTCCCATCTACCTGCCGGCGCTGCGCGAGCGGCGCGAGGACATCATCCCCCTGGCCCAGCATTTCATCAATCATTTCAACCGGGAATTCGCCAAGGGGGTGAAAAGCATCTCCAAAATGGCCGAGAAGTTCCTGGTCGATTACAGCTGGCCGGGCAATATCCGCGAACTGAAGAACATCATCGAACGGGCGATCATTCTCGAGAACGAGGAGACCCTGCTGCTCGAGCACCTGCCCCAGGAAATCGTCGCCAAAACCAGGGGCACCGGGGCTGGGCCCATCAGCTTCAATCTCCCCCCCGAAGGGATCGACATCGAGGATGTGGAGCGTGAGCTGATCCGCCAGTCGCTGGAGGTTTCCGACGGCAACCAGTCCAAGGCGGCGAAAAAGCTCAACCTCGGGATCGATGCCTTCCGCTACCGGATGAAGAAGTTCGGCTTCCTGTAA
- a CDS encoding alpha/beta fold hydrolase encodes MRYSIDGVSLAYEEAGSGPAVLLVHGYPLNRNMWSPQRAALAGAGFRVITPDLRGFGESEAPAEGYSMARFADDLIALLDRLGIRRAAVGGMSMGGYVLLNLLERHPERLVAAMFLVTRAGADDDAGRSKRTIMAEQALAGQRGVVEETFADLLFAEQTLEENPQLVDRVTSWMRQTDPQGLAGGMLAMRDRPDYTERLPGFRIPALVIGAEKDRAVPVEQSRVLAAGIPGARRCLITGAGHMVNLERPDAFNECLLEFLQGLRL; translated from the coding sequence ATGCGCTACTCTATTGACGGTGTCAGTCTGGCCTATGAGGAGGCCGGCTCTGGGCCGGCCGTTCTGCTGGTTCACGGCTATCCCTTGAACCGAAACATGTGGTCTCCGCAACGCGCCGCCCTGGCAGGGGCCGGGTTTCGGGTCATTACCCCGGATTTGCGGGGGTTTGGTGAGAGCGAAGCGCCTGCAGAGGGGTATTCGATGGCCAGGTTCGCCGACGACCTGATCGCCCTTCTGGACCGGCTGGGGATCCGGCGGGCGGCGGTTGGCGGCATGTCCATGGGGGGATATGTCCTACTGAACCTTCTGGAGCGCCACCCCGAGCGACTGGTCGCAGCCATGTTCCTTGTTACCCGGGCCGGCGCGGATGACGACGCGGGACGCTCCAAGCGCACAATCATGGCCGAGCAGGCCCTGGCCGGGCAGCGGGGCGTGGTGGAAGAGACCTTTGCCGACCTGCTGTTTGCCGAGCAGACCCTGGAGGAGAACCCGCAACTGGTGGATCGGGTGACAAGCTGGATGCGGCAGACCGACCCCCAGGGGCTGGCGGGCGGGATGCTGGCCATGCGGGACCGTCCTGATTATACCGAGCGGCTGCCAGGTTTCCGGATACCGGCCCTGGTCATCGGCGCCGAAAAGGATCGCGCGGTGCCGGTGGAACAGAGCCGGGTCCTCGCTGCAGGGATACCGGGGGCGCGCCGCTGTCTGATCACCGGGGCGGGGCACATGGTCAACCTGGAGCGCCCCGACGCCTTCAACGAGTGTCTGCTCGAGTTCCTGCAGGGGCTGAGGCTCTGA
- a CDS encoding type 1 glutamine amidotransferase domain-containing protein, protein MELDGKKIAVLAEDLYEDLELWYPVLRFREAGAEVTIVGPEKKEYTSKNGYPVKADVAADQVRAADFDAVIVPGGYAPDRMRRHRVMVDLVREAAEQGKVVAAICHGGWMLSSAGIVKGRQMTGFFAIRDDMVHAGAEFFDREVVRDGNLITSRIPKDLPAFCRTILEALAG, encoded by the coding sequence ATGGAACTGGATGGGAAAAAGATTGCAGTGCTGGCCGAAGATCTCTACGAGGACCTGGAACTCTGGTACCCGGTGCTGAGGTTTCGCGAAGCGGGAGCGGAGGTCACCATCGTCGGTCCCGAGAAAAAGGAGTACACCTCCAAGAACGGTTACCCGGTCAAGGCCGACGTGGCCGCCGACCAGGTGCGGGCGGCCGACTTCGACGCGGTGATCGTCCCCGGCGGGTATGCCCCGGACCGGATGCGCCGCCACCGGGTGATGGTCGACCTGGTGCGGGAGGCCGCCGAGCAGGGCAAGGTGGTCGCCGCCATCTGTCACGGCGGCTGGATGCTCTCCTCTGCCGGGATCGTCAAGGGGCGGCAGATGACGGGCTTTTTCGCCATCCGCGACGACATGGTGCATGCCGGGGCCGAATTCTTCGACCGTGAAGTGGTCCGCGACGGCAACCTGATCACCTCGCGCATCCCCAAGGATCTGCCCGCCTTCTGCCGAACCATCCTCGAGGCCCTCGCCGGCTGA
- a CDS encoding MBL fold metallo-hydrolase, whose protein sequence is MKLRFLGTRGLLEVASHRHPRHSSLLIHNGQHRLLVDCGADWREDFRSLMPQAIVLTHAHPDHADGLSEGAPCPVYATAETWEALADYPVANRELLHPGRPILIQGVWLAPRPVRHSPRVSTIGLRIRGDKGDFFYAPDLIGIPGPRRALQGVSLYIGDGSSFTGALTREENGQRYGHAPIPDQLRWCAEQGVAEAIFTHCGEEIVAGDEAQAISELETWGRKFGVRARLAFHGLELDW, encoded by the coding sequence ATGAAACTTCGCTTTCTCGGCACCAGAGGACTGCTGGAAGTCGCCAGCCACCGACATCCCCGGCACAGTTCGCTGCTGATTCACAATGGGCAGCATCGGCTGCTGGTCGACTGTGGAGCCGACTGGCGCGAAGACTTCAGGAGTCTAATGCCACAGGCGATCGTGCTCACCCACGCCCATCCCGACCATGCCGACGGACTGAGCGAAGGCGCCCCCTGCCCGGTCTATGCCACCGCCGAAACCTGGGAGGCGCTGGCCGATTATCCCGTGGCAAACCGGGAACTGCTCCATCCCGGCAGGCCGATACTAATTCAAGGGGTTTGGCTGGCCCCCCGGCCGGTGCGCCACTCCCCCAGGGTATCGACCATCGGCCTGCGCATCCGCGGAGACAAGGGCGACTTTTTCTACGCCCCCGACCTGATCGGCATCCCCGGTCCCCGCAGGGCCCTGCAGGGTGTAAGCCTGTACATCGGTGACGGTTCGAGCTTTACCGGTGCGCTGACCAGGGAGGAAAATGGCCAACGCTACGGCCACGCCCCGATTCCCGACCAGCTGCGCTGGTGCGCCGAACAGGGGGTCGCCGAGGCCATTTTCACCCACTGCGGCGAAGAAATCGTCGCAGGAGACGAAGCGCAGGCGATCAGCGAACTCGAAACCTGGGGTCGCAAGTTCGGGGTGCGGGCCCGCCTGGCCTTTCACGGTCTGGAACTGGACTGGTAG